Proteins from a genomic interval of Nocardia sp. BMG51109:
- a CDS encoding MaoC/PaaZ C-terminal domain-containing protein codes for MTQTISLTTPPKTGGLYLKAALGAVPLPLVSSRKSAIPDRVIEWKGVRVDADNLAAYCHATGLRFGDSLPLTYPFVLTFPVVMQLVVARDFPFVAVGAVHAENVIERTREISVSEPLDIHGHVENLREHPKGLLVDAVSEVSVGREQVWRQVTTFLHQQRTSLSGGPKPEPKPEEAPPPPLRTLRVDQAMIHRYAAASGDRNPIHMSSLGAKAFGFPRSIAHGMWSAAAILGVIEGRVPERTTYSLKFGKPILLPSTVNVYADQVGDPDGGSGWDLSLKHPKKGYPYLTGTLR; via the coding sequence ATGACCCAGACCATTTCGCTGACCACGCCGCCCAAGACCGGCGGTCTCTATCTGAAGGCGGCGCTGGGAGCCGTTCCCCTGCCGCTGGTTTCGAGCCGCAAGTCCGCTATCCCGGACCGCGTCATCGAATGGAAGGGTGTCCGGGTCGATGCCGACAACCTGGCCGCGTACTGCCATGCGACGGGTCTGCGCTTCGGCGATTCGCTGCCGCTGACCTATCCGTTCGTGCTCACCTTCCCGGTGGTGATGCAACTGGTGGTCGCCCGCGACTTCCCGTTCGTCGCGGTGGGCGCGGTGCACGCGGAGAACGTCATCGAGCGCACGAGGGAGATCTCGGTCAGCGAGCCGCTGGATATCCACGGGCACGTGGAGAATTTGCGCGAGCATCCGAAGGGCCTGCTGGTCGATGCGGTCAGCGAGGTCAGCGTGGGCCGGGAGCAGGTGTGGCGGCAGGTCACCACCTTCCTGCACCAGCAGCGCACCTCGCTGTCGGGTGGCCCGAAGCCCGAGCCCAAGCCGGAGGAGGCGCCCCCGCCGCCGCTGCGCACGCTGCGGGTGGATCAGGCGATGATCCACCGCTACGCCGCGGCGTCCGGGGACCGCAACCCGATCCACATGTCGTCGCTGGGCGCCAAGGCATTCGGGTTCCCGCGCTCGATCGCGCACGGAATGTGGTCGGCCGCGGCGATTCTCGGCGTCATCGAGGGGCGTGTGCCGGAGCGCACCACCTACTCGCTGAAGTTCGGCAAGCCGATCCTGCTGCCGTCCACGGTCAACGTGTACGCCGACCAGGTCGGTGATCCCGACGGCGGCAGCGGCTGGGATCTGTCGCTGAAGCACCCGAAGAAGGGATATCCGTACCTGACCGGCACGCTGCGCTGA
- a CDS encoding TetR/AcrR family transcriptional regulator has translation MAGGTKRLPRAVREQQMLDAAVEVFSRKGYHDTSMDAIAAEAKISKPMLYLYYGSKDELFRACIARESVRFIDAVAVAGNPTLTPHEQLRAGLEAFLSYVDTNRLSWQVLYRQALGQQPFASEIANSRERVIELTGKLLESSAKYAEPGTNFDIVAVAVIGAGEAIADRIADGEVQVAEAVDLLDNLAWRGLAGKKKAE, from the coding sequence ATGGCAGGCGGTACGAAGCGGCTTCCCCGGGCGGTTCGTGAGCAGCAGATGCTGGATGCCGCCGTCGAGGTGTTCTCGCGTAAGGGGTACCACGACACCTCGATGGATGCCATCGCCGCGGAGGCCAAGATCTCCAAGCCGATGCTCTATTTGTACTACGGCTCCAAGGACGAGCTGTTCCGGGCCTGCATCGCGCGCGAGAGCGTGCGGTTCATCGATGCCGTCGCGGTCGCCGGCAATCCGACGCTGACCCCGCACGAGCAGTTGCGCGCCGGGCTGGAGGCATTCCTGTCGTACGTGGACACCAACCGGTTGTCCTGGCAGGTGCTGTATCGGCAGGCGCTGGGGCAGCAGCCGTTCGCCTCCGAGATCGCCAACAGCCGCGAGCGGGTGATCGAGCTGACCGGCAAGCTGCTCGAGTCCAGCGCCAAATATGCCGAGCCCGGAACGAATTTCGACATCGTGGCAGTCGCGGTGATCGGCGCCGGCGAGGCGATCGCCGACCGGATCGCCGACGGCGAGGTGCAGGTGGCCGAGGCCGTGGACCTGCTGGACAATCTGGCCTGGCGCGGCCTGGCGGGTAAAAAGAAGGCCGAGTAG
- a CDS encoding glycoside hydrolase family 3 N-terminal domain-containing protein translates to MRTVPGLVLAVLALTLTACSGGSTQTTETSGATGAPPESTAPPTSTQPDCNAGFLAQFTTRQKLAQLLTVGVNGTADAESIVRTEQIGGIFLGSWTDQTLLSDKQQIDRVKSAARTPLMVTIDEEGGRVSRLSNLIGSAPSARESAQTMSADDYYRQSVGRGRAMHDLGITVDFAPDVDVSSQPDDSVIGDRSFSDDPEVVTRYADAYIRAMRDAGLGAVIKHFPGHGSGSGDSHTGAVRTPPLDQLQQVDLVPFRNLVGSGAGVMVGHLDVPGLTTPDTPASISPQVMSLLRQGAGYGAAPFDGPIFTDDLSGMAAITSRMGIEDAVAAALEAGADNALWINSDAVSTVLDHLEQEVQAGRLSIQRVDESVLRMARYKGIPMHC, encoded by the coding sequence ATGCGCACCGTTCCCGGGCTCGTTCTCGCGGTACTCGCCCTCACCCTGACCGCCTGCTCCGGCGGCAGCACGCAGACCACCGAGACCTCCGGCGCCACCGGCGCGCCACCGGAGTCGACGGCGCCGCCCACCAGCACCCAACCCGATTGCAACGCGGGCTTTCTCGCGCAGTTCACCACCCGGCAGAAACTCGCGCAGTTGCTGACCGTCGGCGTCAACGGCACGGCGGATGCGGAGAGCATCGTGCGCACCGAACAGATCGGCGGCATCTTCCTCGGCAGCTGGACCGATCAGACCCTGCTGAGCGACAAGCAGCAGATCGATCGGGTCAAGTCGGCGGCGCGCACCCCCTTGATGGTGACCATCGACGAAGAGGGCGGCCGGGTGTCGCGGCTGAGCAACCTGATCGGGTCCGCGCCGTCGGCGCGGGAGAGCGCGCAGACCATGTCCGCCGACGATTACTACCGGCAGAGCGTCGGCCGCGGCCGGGCGATGCACGACCTCGGTATCACCGTCGACTTCGCGCCCGACGTCGACGTGTCGAGCCAGCCGGACGACAGCGTGATCGGCGACCGGTCCTTCTCCGACGATCCGGAGGTGGTCACCCGCTACGCCGATGCCTACATCCGCGCCATGCGCGACGCCGGCCTCGGCGCGGTGATCAAGCACTTCCCCGGCCACGGCTCCGGTTCGGGCGACTCGCATACCGGCGCGGTCCGCACCCCGCCGCTGGACCAGCTGCAACAGGTGGATCTGGTGCCGTTCCGCAACCTCGTCGGGTCGGGGGCGGGCGTGATGGTCGGCCATCTCGACGTCCCCGGCCTGACCACACCGGACACGCCGGCCAGCATCAGCCCGCAGGTGATGTCGTTGTTGCGCCAGGGCGCCGGCTACGGGGCGGCGCCGTTCGATGGTCCGATCTTCACCGACGACCTGAGCGGCATGGCCGCGATCACCAGCCGGATGGGTATCGAGGACGCGGTCGCCGCGGCGCTGGAGGCCGGTGCCGACAACGCGCTGTGGATCAACTCCGATGCCGTCTCGACGGTGCTGGATCACCTGGAGCAGGAGGTGCAGGCGGGGCGGCTGTCGATCCAGCGGGTCGACGAATCGGTGCTGCGGATGGCGCGCTACAAGGGCATTCCGATGCACTGCTGA
- a CDS encoding lipase family protein: MRKRSLVALAAAFAMVCAAAGTVAAEPVPPQTPGLDKVFNGYVVGALTGATPGSPQEVFQGLAANDPFYREPPLTGTEKPGTILKSKKVDVLFTGLKPANLDAWKLMYVSTEKDGVTPAVSTGILMIPRDGRPADQKRLVSYQEANDSVGAGCHPSTQWTGGAPLDGSSWSALGPLALIFGKGHAVMISDVGNDADPRPHGVFAGRYAAHTQLDGARAALHFGEAGLDPNAQMALFGIAGGGVGAAFSAELQPAYAPELNVKSTVLEGMVVNQRNFMRVADGSVGSGFAFATLFGLEPKYPEMDLNSKLNPVGRSVGDFFRTQCQDAYFGMPFVPLNTMFGSGLNPADEPAFQHVFDDNELGRSGAPKSKVLITSCARDDSPMSLVPARDSRELADTYREQGADVTYQPTDCGMVKMLTDLYGWGTDLFGMQTVDWLDSAFD; encoded by the coding sequence ATGCGCAAGCGATCTCTCGTCGCGCTGGCCGCGGCGTTCGCGATGGTCTGCGCCGCCGCGGGAACCGTTGCGGCCGAACCGGTTCCGCCGCAGACCCCGGGCCTGGACAAGGTGTTCAACGGCTACGTCGTCGGTGCGCTGACCGGTGCCACCCCGGGCTCGCCACAGGAGGTGTTCCAGGGGCTGGCGGCGAACGATCCCTTCTACCGGGAACCGCCGCTCACCGGCACCGAGAAGCCGGGCACGATCCTGAAATCCAAGAAGGTCGACGTGCTGTTCACCGGACTGAAGCCGGCGAACCTGGACGCCTGGAAGCTGATGTACGTCAGCACCGAGAAGGACGGCGTGACCCCGGCCGTCAGCACCGGCATCCTGATGATTCCGCGCGACGGCAGGCCCGCCGACCAGAAACGGCTGGTCTCCTATCAGGAGGCCAACGACAGCGTGGGCGCCGGCTGTCACCCGAGCACGCAGTGGACCGGCGGTGCGCCGCTGGACGGTTCGTCCTGGTCGGCCCTCGGTCCGCTGGCGCTGATATTCGGCAAGGGGCACGCGGTGATGATCTCGGACGTCGGCAACGACGCCGACCCCCGTCCGCACGGGGTGTTCGCGGGCAGGTACGCCGCGCACACCCAGCTCGACGGCGCCCGTGCCGCACTGCATTTCGGCGAGGCGGGCCTGGACCCGAACGCGCAGATGGCCCTGTTCGGCATCGCCGGCGGCGGTGTCGGCGCGGCCTTCTCGGCCGAGCTGCAGCCGGCCTACGCGCCCGAGCTGAACGTGAAATCGACGGTGCTGGAGGGCATGGTGGTCAACCAGCGCAACTTCATGCGGGTCGCCGACGGTTCGGTCGGCTCCGGCTTCGCCTTCGCGACGCTGTTCGGGCTGGAGCCGAAATACCCGGAGATGGACCTGAATTCGAAGCTGAACCCGGTCGGGCGCAGCGTGGGCGACTTCTTCCGGACGCAATGCCAGGACGCCTATTTCGGGATGCCCTTCGTCCCGCTGAACACGATGTTCGGATCCGGGCTGAATCCCGCCGACGAACCGGCGTTCCAGCACGTGTTCGACGACAACGAGCTCGGCAGGTCCGGGGCGCCGAAGTCCAAGGTGCTGATCACCTCGTGCGCCCGCGACGATTCGCCCATGTCCCTGGTCCCGGCCCGTGATTCGCGAGAGCTGGCCGACACCTACCGCGAACAGGGCGCCGACGTCACCTACCAGCCGACGGACTGCGGCATGGTGAAGATGCTCACCGACCTCTACGGCTGGGGCACCGACCTGTTCGGCATGCAGACGGTCGACTGGCTGGACAGCGCTTTCGACTGA
- the gnd gene encoding phosphogluconate dehydrogenase (NAD(+)-dependent, decarboxylating), protein MQLGMIGLGRMGANIVRRIVRDGHTAVGYSRHQDQIEEFTAELGENFTGTTDYEAFVALLEKPRVVWVMIPAGATGAVIDRIAELLDPGDIIIDGGNSRYHEDVERAKVLTPKGLHYLDIGTSGGVWGLERGYCLMIGGEGETVKHIEPLLQSIAPGVDAAERTPGRTGEPSPAEQGYLHCGPAGAGHFVKMVHNGIEYGAMQAYAEGMNILHKADIGKTEAGKHSAEETPLEHPEYYQYDIDVAEVTEVWRRGSVVASWLLDLTAAAMHADPQLSTFGGRVSDSGEGRWTIHAAIDEGVPAPVLSAALYQRFSSRDESLYADKVLSAMRKAFGGHNELPSK, encoded by the coding sequence ATGCAGCTTGGAATGATCGGGCTCGGCCGGATGGGCGCCAACATCGTGCGGCGCATCGTCCGCGACGGGCACACCGCGGTCGGTTACTCGCGCCATCAGGACCAGATCGAGGAGTTCACCGCCGAACTCGGCGAGAACTTCACCGGAACCACCGATTACGAGGCATTCGTCGCGCTGCTGGAGAAGCCGCGCGTGGTGTGGGTGATGATCCCGGCCGGCGCCACCGGCGCGGTGATCGACCGGATCGCCGAGCTGCTCGACCCGGGCGACATCATCATCGACGGCGGCAACAGCCGCTACCACGAGGACGTCGAGCGCGCGAAGGTGCTGACCCCGAAGGGCCTGCACTACCTGGACATCGGCACCTCCGGCGGGGTGTGGGGCCTGGAGCGCGGCTACTGCCTGATGATCGGCGGCGAGGGCGAGACGGTGAAGCACATCGAACCGCTGCTGCAGTCGATCGCGCCCGGCGTGGACGCCGCCGAGCGCACCCCCGGCCGCACCGGCGAGCCGTCCCCCGCCGAGCAGGGCTACCTGCACTGCGGCCCCGCCGGTGCCGGGCACTTCGTCAAGATGGTGCACAACGGCATCGAGTACGGCGCCATGCAGGCCTACGCCGAGGGGATGAACATCCTGCACAAGGCCGATATCGGCAAGACCGAGGCGGGCAAGCACTCCGCCGAGGAGACGCCGCTCGAGCACCCCGAGTACTACCAGTACGACATCGACGTGGCAGAGGTGACCGAGGTGTGGCGGCGCGGCTCGGTCGTCGCCTCCTGGCTGCTGGACCTGACCGCGGCGGCGATGCACGCCGATCCGCAGCTGAGCACGTTCGGCGGCCGGGTGTCCGACTCCGGTGAGGGCCGCTGGACCATCCACGCGGCGATCGACGAGGGCGTGCCGGCGCCGGTGCTGTCGGCGGCGCTGTACCAGCGCTTCTCCTCGCGCGACGAGTCGCTGTACGCCGACAAGGTGCTGTCGGCGATGCGCAAGGCCTTCGGCGGCCACAACGAGCTGCCGAGTAAGTAA
- a CDS encoding glycosyltransferase: MAETVHWALDRLGYGSVLVNDLTIPNRRHIVFGSNTLSWWGQEVPEDAILYNFEQMAPGSRWVTDELLDLFRRHVVWDYSRYNVEALASMGMTNVHHVPIGSVPELEKIPPADTQDIDVLFVGGPNPRRHAPIAQLQEAGVNAQSHYDVYGRARDDLYARAKIVLNIHHGPRIFEIVRVSYLLANGIFVISEDCVDTDATAEFSDAVVFTEYDSLVETCLHYLADPAARAARADAGRALMRARPATKYIDAAVKALESADERNRISRDRELATGFGAGSADHG; the protein is encoded by the coding sequence GTGGCCGAGACCGTACATTGGGCCCTGGATCGGTTGGGTTACGGAAGTGTGCTGGTCAACGATCTGACAATACCCAACAGAAGGCATATCGTATTCGGCAGCAATACGCTGTCGTGGTGGGGGCAGGAGGTTCCGGAGGATGCCATTCTGTACAATTTCGAGCAGATGGCGCCGGGATCGCGATGGGTGACCGACGAGCTGCTGGATTTGTTTCGCCGCCACGTCGTCTGGGATTACAGCCGATATAATGTCGAGGCCCTCGCGTCGATGGGCATGACGAATGTGCACCACGTTCCGATCGGCAGCGTTCCCGAACTGGAGAAAATTCCGCCCGCCGATACGCAGGATATCGATGTGCTGTTCGTCGGCGGTCCCAATCCGCGCCGGCACGCACCGATCGCGCAGCTGCAAGAGGCCGGGGTAAACGCGCAATCGCACTACGACGTCTACGGTCGTGCCCGCGACGACCTGTACGCCCGCGCGAAAATAGTTCTGAACATTCACCACGGTCCGCGGATATTCGAAATCGTCCGCGTATCGTATCTGCTGGCCAACGGCATTTTCGTAATATCGGAGGACTGCGTCGACACCGACGCCACCGCGGAATTCTCCGACGCGGTCGTATTCACCGAATACGACAGCCTCGTCGAGACGTGCCTGCACTACCTCGCGGATCCCGCGGCGCGAGCGGCCCGGGCCGACGCGGGCCGCGCCCTCATGCGTGCCAGGCCGGCCACGAAATATATCGATGCGGCCGTGAAAGCTCTCGAATCGGCCGACGAACGCAACCGCATCTCCCGAGACCGAGAGTTGGCCACGGGCTTCGGCGCCGGAAGCGCCGACCACGGATGA
- a CDS encoding SDR family NAD(P)-dependent oxidoreductase, producing MLLENKTAVIYGAGGSIGSAMAKGFAAEGASCHLVGRTAATLDKVADEIRGEGGRAEIAVVDVLDAAAVADHADAVAEKAGSLDISVNVISQDALFGPLIDMSIDDFADSMAKIVRSQLSTTKAAARYMIEQKSGVILFFGGSDPTMKMPGLGNVQVGMDAVEALRRQWSAELGPYGVRVVSLLTGGITESFPDIPETEPARKGIIDATLLGRGASLSDVGNVAAFVASDRARSLTGTQINISCGACGD from the coding sequence ATGTTGCTGGAGAACAAGACCGCGGTGATCTACGGCGCCGGCGGATCCATCGGCTCCGCGATGGCCAAGGGCTTCGCCGCCGAGGGGGCGAGCTGCCATCTCGTCGGCCGCACGGCCGCCACGCTCGACAAGGTCGCCGACGAGATCCGCGGCGAAGGTGGGCGCGCCGAGATCGCCGTCGTGGATGTGCTGGACGCCGCCGCCGTCGCGGACCATGCCGATGCCGTGGCCGAAAAGGCCGGGAGCCTGGACATCTCGGTCAACGTGATCTCCCAGGACGCGCTCTTCGGGCCGCTCATCGACATGTCGATCGACGATTTCGCCGACTCGATGGCCAAGATCGTCAGGTCCCAGCTGTCGACCACCAAGGCCGCGGCGCGGTACATGATCGAGCAGAAGTCCGGGGTCATCCTGTTCTTCGGCGGCTCCGACCCGACCATGAAGATGCCGGGATTGGGCAACGTTCAGGTGGGCATGGATGCCGTGGAGGCACTGCGGCGGCAGTGGTCGGCCGAGCTGGGTCCGTACGGTGTCCGGGTGGTGTCGCTGCTGACCGGCGGCATCACCGAGTCCTTCCCGGACATCCCGGAAACCGAGCCCGCGCGCAAGGGCATCATCGACGCCACGCTGCTCGGCCGCGGCGCGAGCCTGTCCGACGTCGGCAACGTCGCCGCCTTCGTCGCCTCGGACCGGGCCCGATCGCTGACCGGCACCCAGATCAACATCTCCTGCGGGGCCTGCGGAGACTGA
- a CDS encoding AAA family ATPase, translating into MLVGREIERAEVEGLLGDARAGNSRALVIRGEAGIGKSALMDYAAGAAAGMRVVRGVGVESEAELAFGALHLLLYPYLDRLDTLPGPQRSALRAAFGQVEAVESNRFLVGAATLTLLAELAADTPTVVLIDDAQWLDRSSSDALLFATRRFHADPIAVVLAVRETASPFATPGIGTLRLEGLPPAAAAAVLDERAPGLTVPGRDRVLTESAGNPLALIELGGARRAAERTGDADPIHEVGPLPVTRLVQESFRAQISELPTATRTLLLIAAADTGAGVDTILRVAAAFGLAAADLEPAERADLVVMSTDTLTFRHPLIRAAAYQQAAHHQRISVHEGFARALTDAGDADRRTWHLAAATTEPDERVAAELENTARRAQYRGGAMAVSAAYDRAGRLSADPEQRARRVLMAARAAYDAGRSDRAIRLATEAISLTGNSGIIADATHIKAQIEYERTSPAADGELALRAAELVVDDDPERAVFILTEAACCGRDAARHDLLERTATQFESLRLPANSPLISHVAAQIAWPDFLAGRPEEAAVETMLRQMIDARGEKVDSLHKIVAAFSGVMLAEDEDAAAITDTALDQARRTGAVLWIPYALEVLALARLLNGQFVQAETAVAEAVSLGIELDMETEVAALRAVEVWLAAVAGEEQRSRSLAADIEPMLSARHPTHAALASWGLAVTDLAAGQFDSALGRLESVCSGPAAYDFPIRAVPDHVEAAIRGGLPERAHEHLPAFERWAQSIRNPLGEALLHRCRALLVADDDAEKHYTTALRLHERHGGPYDRARTQLSFGEWLRRRRRRADARAHLLAALDAFDRVGARIWADRTRVELAALGEQPAEQRGAPLKLLTPQEVQVVRLAAAGHSNKEIGAQLFLSPRTVGHHLYKAYPKLGVTRRIELAQLEL; encoded by the coding sequence GTGTTGGTAGGGCGTGAGATCGAGCGGGCCGAGGTCGAGGGGCTGCTCGGTGATGCCAGAGCGGGTAACAGCCGGGCCCTGGTGATTCGGGGGGAAGCGGGTATCGGGAAGTCGGCGTTGATGGACTATGCCGCGGGTGCGGCGGCGGGGATGCGGGTCGTGCGCGGGGTGGGGGTCGAGTCCGAGGCCGAGCTCGCGTTCGGGGCGCTGCATCTGCTGCTGTATCCCTACCTGGATCGGCTCGACACGCTGCCCGGGCCGCAGCGGTCGGCGTTGCGTGCGGCGTTCGGGCAGGTCGAGGCGGTCGAGTCGAATCGGTTTCTGGTCGGTGCGGCGACGTTGACGCTGCTCGCCGAGCTGGCCGCCGACACGCCGACGGTGGTTCTCATCGATGATGCGCAGTGGCTCGACCGCAGCTCCTCGGACGCGCTGCTGTTCGCCACGCGGCGGTTTCACGCCGACCCCATCGCGGTCGTCCTCGCGGTCCGGGAGACCGCGTCGCCGTTCGCCACGCCCGGAATCGGCACGCTGCGGCTGGAGGGGCTGCCGCCGGCGGCCGCGGCGGCGGTGCTCGATGAGCGCGCGCCGGGGCTCACCGTGCCGGGGCGTGACCGCGTGCTGACCGAATCCGCCGGTAATCCGTTGGCGCTGATCGAACTCGGCGGAGCCCGGCGGGCCGCCGAACGCACCGGAGACGCGGATCCGATACATGAGGTGGGCCCGCTGCCCGTAACCCGCCTCGTACAGGAGAGTTTTCGCGCTCAGATCTCCGAACTACCCACTGCCACAAGAACGTTGCTGCTCATCGCGGCGGCCGATACCGGCGCCGGAGTCGATACTATCCTGCGTGTCGCCGCCGCCTTCGGACTCGCCGCGGCCGATCTCGAACCCGCCGAGCGGGCCGACCTCGTCGTGATGTCCACCGACACCCTCACGTTCCGGCATCCGCTGATCCGGGCCGCCGCCTACCAGCAGGCGGCCCATCATCAGCGAATCTCCGTGCACGAGGGCTTCGCTCGCGCGCTCACCGACGCCGGCGACGCCGATCGCCGGACCTGGCACCTCGCCGCCGCGACCACCGAACCGGACGAGCGCGTGGCCGCCGAACTGGAGAATACGGCGCGACGGGCCCAGTACCGCGGCGGTGCGATGGCGGTATCTGCCGCCTACGACCGGGCCGGACGGCTCAGCGCGGATCCGGAACAGCGCGCCCGGCGCGTCCTGATGGCCGCCCGCGCGGCCTACGACGCGGGACGATCGGACCGGGCGATCCGCCTCGCCACCGAGGCCATCTCGCTCACCGGTAACAGCGGAATCATCGCGGACGCAACGCATATCAAGGCGCAGATCGAATACGAACGCACCTCGCCCGCCGCGGATGGCGAACTCGCCCTGCGGGCCGCCGAACTCGTGGTCGACGACGATCCCGAACGCGCGGTCTTCATACTGACCGAGGCCGCGTGCTGCGGCCGGGACGCCGCGCGGCACGATCTGCTCGAGCGGACGGCTACCCAGTTCGAATCCCTGCGACTGCCCGCGAATTCGCCGCTGATCAGCCACGTGGCGGCACAGATCGCCTGGCCCGATTTCCTTGCCGGACGGCCCGAAGAGGCGGCCGTCGAGACGATGCTCCGGCAGATGATCGATGCGCGGGGCGAAAAGGTCGACTCCCTGCACAAGATAGTCGCGGCGTTCAGCGGGGTGATGCTGGCCGAGGACGAGGACGCCGCCGCGATCACGGATACGGCGCTCGATCAGGCCCGGCGGACGGGAGCCGTGCTGTGGATTCCGTACGCGCTGGAGGTACTCGCCCTCGCGAGGCTGCTGAACGGACAGTTCGTCCAGGCGGAAACCGCTGTCGCGGAGGCCGTTTCGCTCGGTATCGAGCTCGATATGGAGACCGAGGTCGCCGCGCTGCGGGCCGTCGAGGTGTGGTTGGCGGCCGTCGCCGGGGAGGAGCAGCGCAGCCGTTCGCTGGCCGCGGATATCGAGCCGATGCTGTCTGCGCGGCACCCGACGCACGCGGCGCTCGCGTCCTGGGGGCTCGCGGTCACGGATTTGGCTGCCGGACAGTTCGATTCGGCGCTCGGCCGGCTCGAAAGCGTCTGTTCGGGACCGGCCGCATACGACTTCCCCATCCGAGCCGTACCCGATCATGTGGAGGCGGCGATCCGCGGCGGCCTTCCCGAACGCGCGCACGAGCATCTCCCCGCGTTCGAGCGCTGGGCGCAAAGCATCCGGAATCCGCTGGGGGAAGCGCTGTTACACCGATGCCGGGCGCTGCTGGTGGCCGATGACGACGCGGAGAAGCACTACACCACGGCCCTGCGGTTGCACGAGCGGCACGGCGGGCCGTACGACCGAGCCCGCACGCAACTGTCGTTCGGCGAGTGGCTGCGGCGCCGGCGACGCCGCGCCGATGCCCGTGCGCACCTACTCGCGGCGCTCGATGCCTTCGATCGCGTCGGCGCCCGGATATGGGCGGATCGAACCCGCGTCGAGCTGGCCGCGCTCGGTGAACAACCGGCCGAACAGCGCGGTGCTCCGCTGAAACTGCTGACGCCGCAGGAGGTGCAGGTCGTGCGGCTGGCGGCGGCCGGGCACAGCAACAAGGAGATCGGTGCCCAGTTGTTCCTCAGTCCGCGCACGGTCGGCCACCACCTGTACAAGGCCTATCCGAAGCTCGGTGTCACGCGGCGGATCGAGCTTGCCCAGCTCGAGCTGTGA
- a CDS encoding terpene synthase family protein, translating into MGMDVLRKEPASQDLTIPVRFPHRVNQHPDRALDREQYWGRHYGIAASEPSRWEKVSAYRPATLITHANPDAEGEVYDLLVDEMCFYVYLDDLIDEVFFEDPGGASSFIGKIADVLDEDIARTRLDRSIPAVAMFDDVWTRCVGLMSWKWRHRAAGHWLDYLWGNLTETIDRYRRTTPTDLDMYLQTRRGSIAMTNCQDKHEIVHGFELPARVLRQPVLQRLLRLLTDLVIVGNDLVSYEKEDSIGDAYNSVLLLRDHHGMTLVEAVEHVTGLATGYANQIDKIHRDLPDVLNDIDPAARETTLIWEEHARLWVGGFTAWQALAPRYNPPRAAEA; encoded by the coding sequence ATGGGCATGGATGTGTTACGAAAGGAGCCGGCCTCCCAAGATCTGACGATCCCGGTGCGGTTTCCGCACCGAGTCAATCAACATCCTGACCGTGCCTTGGATCGTGAACAGTATTGGGGTCGTCACTATGGCATTGCGGCATCGGAACCGAGCCGGTGGGAAAAGGTCTCAGCCTACCGGCCTGCCACGCTGATTACCCATGCAAACCCCGATGCCGAAGGTGAGGTCTATGATCTGCTTGTCGATGAGATGTGCTTTTACGTCTATCTCGACGACCTGATCGACGAAGTATTCTTCGAGGACCCCGGTGGAGCCTCTTCGTTCATCGGAAAAATCGCTGATGTACTCGATGAAGATATCGCTCGGACTCGGCTCGACAGATCGATACCCGCCGTGGCGATGTTCGATGACGTATGGACGCGCTGCGTCGGCCTCATGTCGTGGAAATGGCGACACCGGGCTGCCGGGCACTGGCTGGACTACTTGTGGGGCAATCTCACCGAAACCATCGACCGGTACCGTCGGACAACGCCGACCGACCTGGACATGTACCTACAGACCAGGCGCGGATCTATCGCAATGACCAACTGCCAGGACAAGCACGAGATAGTTCATGGTTTCGAACTGCCGGCCCGGGTTCTGCGCCAGCCCGTCCTGCAGCGACTCCTACGCCTGCTCACGGACCTGGTCATCGTCGGCAACGATCTTGTGTCCTATGAGAAGGAAGACTCCATCGGCGATGCATACAACTCCGTCCTTCTCCTGCGCGACCACCACGGGATGACGTTGGTCGAAGCTGTCGAGCATGTGACCGGTCTCGCCACCGGCTACGCCAACCAGATCGACAAGATCCACCGTGATTTGCCCGACGTGCTGAACGACATCGATCCTGCCGCGCGCGAGACCACCTTGATCTGGGAGGAACACGCCCGATTGTGGGTAGGTGGCTTCACCGCCTGGCAAGCACTTGCCCCTCGGTACAACCCGCCGAGAGCAGCCGAAGCATAG